A window from Micromonospora terminaliae encodes these proteins:
- a CDS encoding histidine phosphatase family protein codes for MVCVATLLLLRHGRTTANADGGLAGRQPVELDETGRAQAAAVGERLKGLPLAAVVTSPLIRCRQTLELALPAAEPVVEEGLIECGYGAWEGQPLKKLAKEPLWPVVQQHPSAAVFPEGESMAAMSARAVAAVRAWDARVSAEHGPEAVWLACSHGDVIKAIVADALGVHLDLFQRIVADPASVTAIRYTPLRPFLVRLNDTGGDLAGLVPPPRKRRRRATRATDSDAAVGGGAGATR; via the coding sequence GTGGTCTGCGTGGCGACCCTCCTGCTTCTGCGACACGGCCGGACCACCGCGAACGCCGACGGTGGCCTGGCCGGCCGGCAACCGGTCGAGCTCGACGAGACCGGGCGCGCCCAGGCCGCGGCGGTCGGCGAACGGCTCAAGGGGCTGCCCCTCGCGGCGGTGGTGACCAGCCCGCTGATCCGGTGCCGGCAGACCCTGGAGCTGGCCCTGCCCGCCGCCGAGCCGGTGGTCGAGGAGGGTCTGATCGAGTGCGGCTACGGCGCCTGGGAGGGGCAGCCGCTGAAGAAGTTGGCCAAGGAGCCGCTCTGGCCGGTGGTGCAGCAGCACCCGAGCGCCGCCGTCTTCCCGGAGGGGGAGTCCATGGCGGCCATGTCGGCTCGGGCGGTCGCCGCGGTGCGCGCCTGGGACGCTCGGGTCAGCGCCGAGCACGGACCCGAGGCGGTCTGGCTGGCGTGCAGCCACGGCGATGTGATCAAGGCGATCGTGGCCGACGCGCTGGGCGTACACCTGGATCTTTTTCAGCGGATCGTGGCCGACCCGGCGTCGGTGACCGCGATCCGCTACACGCCGCTGCGGCCCTTCCTGGTCCGGCTCAACGACACCGGCGGCGACCTCGCCGGGCTGGTCCCGCCGCCGCGCAAGCGGCGCCGGCGGGCGACCCGGGCGACCGACTCGGACGCGGCGGTGGGTGGCGGCGCGGGGGCGACCCGGTGA
- a CDS encoding DUF3090 domain-containing protein: protein MTHQVHAFEPPERFVAGTVGPPGERTFFLQARGGGRLVSVALEKVQVSLLAEKLEELLSEAQRRFGVELPEAAPVTGDNDPLDTPVDEEFRVGTLGLAFDVDSATVVIEAIAAGETEVEVELGDADDDADEDPDEPDDDLDRLRVRLTPEATRAFIERARRVVNAGRPPCPLCGQPLDPAGHLCPRHNGYHR from the coding sequence ATGACCCACCAGGTGCACGCCTTCGAGCCGCCGGAGCGGTTCGTCGCCGGAACCGTCGGCCCGCCGGGGGAGCGCACGTTCTTCCTCCAGGCGCGCGGCGGAGGCCGGCTGGTCAGCGTCGCGCTGGAGAAGGTCCAGGTGTCCCTGCTCGCCGAGAAGCTGGAGGAGCTGCTCTCCGAGGCGCAGCGCCGGTTCGGCGTCGAGCTTCCCGAGGCCGCCCCGGTGACCGGCGACAACGACCCCCTCGACACCCCGGTCGACGAGGAGTTCCGGGTCGGCACCCTGGGCCTGGCCTTCGACGTCGACTCCGCGACCGTGGTGATCGAGGCGATCGCCGCCGGTGAGACGGAGGTCGAGGTCGAGCTGGGCGACGCGGACGACGACGCCGACGAGGACCCGGACGAGCCGGACGACGACCTCGACCGGCTCCGGGTCCGGTTGACCCCCGAGGCGACCCGCGCGTTCATCGAGCGGGCCCGCCGGGTGGTCAACGCGGGCCGCCCGCCCTGCCCGCTCTGCGGCCAGCCGCTCGACCCCGCCGGTCACCTCTGCCCCCGGCACAACGGCTACCACCGGTGA
- a CDS encoding SCO1664 family protein, producing MTSSELQPRQDGTASLRLLSDGELTLEGRLVDASNTTLRGILTLGGATARCVYKPVRGERPLWDFPDGTLAGREVSAYLVSRATGWDLVPPTVLRDGPFGPGSCQLWIDEPEDAEPLVGFVPAEAVPPRWFPVAAARDDDGAAYALAHADDPRLARLAVLDAVINNADRKGGHVLVGPDDRIYGVDHGVCFHVEEKLRTVLWGWAGRQLPPDAVEMLDGLAGQLTGALGHELADHLTISEVAEVAARVDRLRETGRFPLPPEEWPAMPWPPM from the coding sequence GTGACCTCGTCCGAACTTCAGCCCCGACAGGACGGCACCGCCTCGCTGCGACTGCTCAGCGACGGTGAACTCACCCTGGAGGGGCGGCTGGTCGACGCCTCCAACACCACCCTGCGCGGCATCCTCACCCTCGGCGGGGCGACCGCGCGCTGCGTCTACAAGCCGGTCCGCGGCGAGCGCCCGCTCTGGGACTTCCCGGACGGGACGCTCGCCGGCCGGGAGGTCTCGGCCTACCTGGTCTCCCGGGCCACCGGCTGGGACCTGGTGCCGCCGACCGTGCTGCGGGACGGGCCGTTCGGGCCCGGCTCCTGCCAGCTCTGGATCGACGAGCCGGAGGACGCCGAGCCGCTGGTCGGCTTCGTGCCGGCCGAGGCGGTGCCGCCGCGCTGGTTCCCGGTCGCCGCGGCGCGCGACGACGACGGGGCCGCGTACGCGCTGGCGCACGCCGACGATCCGCGCCTGGCCCGGCTGGCCGTCCTCGACGCTGTGATCAACAACGCCGACCGCAAGGGCGGCCACGTGCTCGTCGGCCCCGACGACCGGATCTACGGGGTGGACCACGGGGTCTGCTTCCACGTCGAGGAGAAGCTGCGCACGGTGCTCTGGGGCTGGGCCGGCCGGCAGCTCCCGCCGGACGCCGTGGAGATGCTCGACGGCCTGGCCGGGCAGCTCACCGGTGCGCTCGGCCACGAGCTGGCCGACCACCTCACCATCAGCGAGGTCGCCGAGGTGGCGGCCCGGGTGGACCGGCTGCGCGAGACCGGGCGGTTCCCGCTGCCCCCGGAGGAGTGGCCGGCCATGCCCTGGCCGCCCATGTGA
- the mshC gene encoding cysteine--1-D-myo-inosityl 2-amino-2-deoxy-alpha-D-glucopyranoside ligase gives MESWAGHEVPRLPGEGTPLRLYDSARQGLHPSQPDGAASMYVCGITPYDATHLGHAATMITFDLVQRMWRDAGLTVRYVQNVTDIDDPLLERAERDGEDWKVLAMRETALFREDMEALRIIPPEHYVGAVESIPDIAEKVLVLLKDGAAYRLDDGTGDVYFDVAAAPAFGYESNLSREQMLEIFPERGGDPDRAGKRDPLDPLLWRGAREGEPSWPGGELGAGRPGWHIECAVIALNLLGDRIAVQGGGNDLLFPHHECSAAHAERLTGQAPFADHYVHAGMIGMDGEKMSKSRGNLVFVSRLRADHVDPMAVRLALLSGHYRSDRSWTDELLTEAQERLARWRRAAAAPAGPSGHELLAGVRARLADDLDTPGALAVVDEWVAQTLAGVADDAEAPKLFADTVDALLGIRL, from the coding sequence ATGGAGTCTTGGGCGGGACATGAGGTGCCACGGCTGCCGGGCGAGGGCACGCCACTGAGGTTGTACGACTCGGCGCGGCAAGGCCTCCATCCCAGTCAGCCCGACGGCGCGGCAAGCATGTACGTCTGCGGCATCACCCCGTACGACGCGACCCACCTGGGCCACGCCGCCACCATGATCACGTTCGACCTGGTGCAGCGGATGTGGCGGGACGCCGGCCTGACCGTGCGCTACGTGCAGAACGTCACCGACATCGACGACCCGCTGCTGGAGCGGGCCGAGCGCGACGGCGAGGACTGGAAGGTCCTGGCCATGCGCGAGACCGCCCTGTTCCGCGAGGACATGGAGGCGCTGCGGATCATCCCGCCGGAGCACTACGTGGGCGCGGTCGAGTCGATCCCGGACATCGCCGAGAAGGTCCTCGTCCTGCTCAAGGACGGCGCGGCCTACCGGCTCGACGACGGCACCGGCGACGTCTACTTCGACGTGGCGGCCGCACCCGCGTTCGGCTACGAGTCCAACCTGAGCCGCGAGCAGATGCTGGAGATCTTCCCGGAGCGCGGCGGCGACCCGGACCGGGCCGGCAAGCGCGACCCGCTCGACCCGCTGCTGTGGCGCGGCGCCCGCGAGGGCGAGCCGTCCTGGCCGGGCGGTGAGCTGGGCGCCGGCCGCCCCGGCTGGCACATCGAGTGCGCGGTCATCGCGCTCAACCTGCTCGGCGACCGGATCGCCGTGCAGGGTGGCGGCAACGACCTGCTCTTCCCGCACCACGAGTGTTCGGCGGCGCACGCCGAGCGGCTGACCGGCCAGGCGCCGTTCGCCGACCACTACGTGCACGCCGGCATGATCGGCATGGACGGCGAGAAGATGTCGAAGTCCCGGGGCAACCTGGTCTTCGTCTCGCGGCTGCGGGCCGACCACGTCGACCCGATGGCCGTGCGGCTGGCGCTGCTCAGCGGCCACTACCGCAGCGACCGCTCGTGGACCGACGAGCTGCTCACCGAGGCGCAGGAGCGACTGGCCCGCTGGCGCCGGGCCGCCGCCGCGCCGGCCGGCCCGTCCGGCCACGAGCTCCTGGCCGGGGTACGCGCCCGCCTCGCCGACGACCTCGACACTCCCGGCGCCCTGGCGGTCGTGGACGAGTGGGTGGCTCAGACGCTCGCCGGGGTGGCCGACGACGCCGAGGCGCCGAAGCTCTTCGCCGACACGGTCGACGCCCTCCTCGGCATCCGCCTGTAA
- a CDS encoding GntR family transcriptional regulator, with product MQINPGAAEFPHRQIAAQLKAQVRRGDWGPGERLPSIPAIAEMFGVAKQTVQRAVDQLRVEGILITKPGSGTYVRGTRRRLNRLSRGRYGGFRGYHTDLAARYRQQLVSVGRAPAPPEVADAFGVADGTELLCRRHLVRTDDSPVEVGASWFLPADTAGTSLERAEAFGRPLYQEAEEATGRRYVTATDTISARQPSREEAEILQIRPDTPVLHLLHVAYDAQRKPIEVAHATWPGPMTTLTEEYRIPAPQAEPDPDPGLVLG from the coding sequence ATGCAGATCAATCCCGGCGCGGCCGAGTTCCCGCACCGGCAGATCGCCGCGCAGCTCAAGGCCCAGGTCCGCCGCGGCGACTGGGGGCCGGGCGAGCGGCTGCCGTCCATCCCGGCCATCGCCGAGATGTTCGGCGTCGCCAAGCAGACCGTGCAACGCGCCGTCGACCAGCTGCGGGTCGAGGGCATCCTGATCACGAAGCCCGGCTCGGGTACGTACGTCCGGGGCACCCGGCGCCGCCTCAACCGGCTCTCCCGGGGCCGGTACGGCGGCTTCCGCGGCTACCACACCGACCTGGCCGCCCGGTACCGGCAGCAGCTCGTCTCGGTGGGCCGCGCGCCCGCCCCGCCCGAGGTGGCCGACGCGTTCGGGGTGGCCGACGGCACCGAACTGCTCTGCCGGCGGCACCTGGTCCGCACCGACGACTCCCCCGTCGAGGTGGGCGCCTCCTGGTTCCTGCCCGCCGACACCGCCGGCACCTCGCTGGAACGGGCCGAGGCGTTCGGCCGCCCGCTCTACCAGGAGGCCGAGGAGGCCACCGGCCGCCGGTACGTCACGGCGACCGACACGATCAGCGCCCGCCAGCCCAGCCGGGAGGAGGCCGAGATCCTTCAGATCCGGCCGGACACCCCGGTGCTGCACCTCCTGCACGTCGCCTACGACGCCCAGCGCAAGCCGATCGAGGTCGCCCACGCCACCTGGCCCGGCCCGATGACCACGCTCACCGAGGAGTACCGGATCCCCGCCCCGCAGGCGGAGCCCGACCCGGACCCCGGCCTCGTCCTCGGCTGA
- a CDS encoding PAC2 family protein has product MTEFDGLPVLRSPVAIAAFEGWNDAADASTAAVEHLEQVWQARQVTELDPEDFYDFQVSRPTITMADGETRRVEWPTTRFMVASPEGTERDVVLIRGIEPSMRWRTFCEQVLEICHSLEVERVVLLGALLADVPYTRPLPISGSASDADAAKRYQLTPTRYDGPTGIVGVLHDACTRAEVDAVSFWVHVPHYANNPPCPKATLALLHRVEEVLDLPVPMADLAEEAAEWEQRVRSAAEQDAELGEYVRELEERVGDAGITPLTGDEIAQEFEKYLRRRGGSAGPTAGSW; this is encoded by the coding sequence GTGACCGAGTTCGACGGACTGCCGGTGCTGCGGTCCCCGGTCGCCATCGCGGCCTTCGAGGGGTGGAACGACGCCGCCGACGCCTCGACCGCCGCCGTGGAGCACCTGGAGCAGGTCTGGCAGGCCCGGCAGGTGACCGAGCTGGACCCGGAGGACTTCTACGACTTCCAGGTGAGCCGGCCGACCATCACGATGGCCGACGGCGAGACCCGGCGGGTCGAGTGGCCGACCACCCGCTTCATGGTGGCCAGCCCCGAGGGCACCGAGCGGGACGTGGTGCTGATCCGGGGCATCGAGCCGAGCATGCGCTGGCGCACCTTCTGTGAGCAGGTGCTGGAGATCTGCCACAGCCTGGAGGTCGAGCGGGTGGTGCTGCTCGGCGCGCTGCTGGCCGACGTGCCGTACACCCGGCCCCTGCCGATCAGCGGCAGCGCCTCGGACGCCGACGCCGCGAAGCGCTACCAGCTCACCCCGACCCGGTACGACGGGCCGACCGGCATCGTCGGCGTGCTGCACGACGCGTGCACCCGCGCCGAGGTGGACGCCGTGTCGTTCTGGGTGCACGTGCCGCACTACGCCAACAACCCGCCCTGCCCCAAGGCCACCCTGGCCCTGCTGCACCGCGTCGAGGAGGTGCTCGACCTGCCGGTGCCCATGGCCGACCTGGCCGAGGAGGCCGCCGAGTGGGAGCAGCGGGTGCGCAGCGCCGCCGAGCAGGACGCCGAGCTGGGCGAGTACGTGCGTGAGCTGGAGGAACGGGTCGGCGACGCCGGCATCACCCCGCTGACCGGGGACGAGATCGCCCAGGAGTTCGAGAAGTACCTGCGCCGCCGGGGCGGCTCCGCCGGCCCCACCGCCGGCTCCTGGTAA
- the metH gene encoding methionine synthase: MRTSLLDVLADRILIADGAMGTMLQAADLTLDDFDGLEGCNEILNVTRPDVVRGVHEAYLAAGADCVETNTFGANLPNLAEYGIAERIRELSEAGARLAREAADAYATPEQPRFVLGSMGPGTKLPTLGHAAYATLRDAYQENAAGLIAGGADALIIETCQDLLQVKAAVVGAKRARTELGRDVPIICQVAVETTGTMLLGSEIGAALTAIEPLGVDLIGLNCSTGPAEMGEHLRYLSQHSRIPISVMPNAGLPVLTADGAYFPLSPAELADALDQFVTDYGVALVGGCCGTTPEHIRVLVERLRGRRPVAREPRPEAGVSSIYHHVPFAQDASILMVGERSNANGSKAFREAMLAADWQACVEIARGQARDGSHLLDLCVDYVGRDGTQDMRELAGRFATASTLPIMLDSTEPAVVEAGLEMLGGRCVVNSVNFEDGDGPESRYARVMPVVREHGAAVVALLIDEEGQARTRDWKVRVACRLIDDLTGRWGLRREDILIDALTFPIATGQEETRRDGIETIEAIREIAARYPGINFTLGISNVSFGLNPAARQVLNSVFLHECAQAGLTSAIVHASKILPMSKIPDEQREIALDLVYDRRREGYDPVQRFIEVFEGVDAASARATRAEELAALPLDERLKRRIIDGERNGLEADLDTAMAEGRTPLSIINDLLLDGMKVVGELFGSGQMQLPFVLQSAEVMKTAVAYLEPHMEKTDDDGKGRIVLATVKGDVHDIGKNLVDIILSNNGYDVVNIGIKQPINAILDAAEEHRADAIGMSGLLVKSTVIMKENLAEMAARGVAERWPVLLGGAALTRAYVEDDLRSVFPGQVHYARDAFEGLSLMDRVMTAKRGGAPVVDPEREAALAARRERRERQRALVREALPELDDASVRSDVAADVEVPTPPFFGTRVVKGIPLADYAALLDERATFLGQWGLRGARGGTGPSYEELVETEGRPRLRYWLDRLIADQILEAAVVYGYFPAYSEGNDLVVLDENGHSERARFSFPRQRQERRLCLADFFRPKGEQLDVVALQLVTVGQPISEYTAKMFAGNEYRDYLEVHGLSVQLTEALAEYWHRRIRAELVLPGGRTVADEDPADVAGLLRTDYRGCRYAFGYPACPDLEDRAKIVELLGAERINVQLSEEFQLVPEQATDAIVVHHPEANYFNAK; this comes from the coding sequence GTGCGGACTTCGTTGCTCGATGTGCTGGCGGACCGGATCCTGATCGCCGACGGGGCGATGGGGACGATGCTGCAGGCGGCCGACCTGACCCTGGACGACTTCGACGGCCTCGAGGGTTGCAACGAGATCCTCAACGTCACGCGGCCGGACGTGGTCCGCGGCGTGCACGAGGCCTACCTGGCGGCCGGCGCGGACTGCGTCGAGACCAACACCTTCGGCGCGAACCTGCCCAACCTGGCCGAGTACGGGATCGCCGAGCGGATCCGCGAGCTGTCCGAGGCCGGCGCGCGGCTCGCCCGGGAGGCCGCCGACGCGTACGCGACGCCGGAGCAGCCGCGGTTCGTGCTCGGCTCGATGGGGCCCGGCACGAAGCTGCCCACTCTCGGGCACGCCGCGTACGCGACGCTGCGGGACGCGTACCAGGAGAACGCCGCCGGCCTCATCGCCGGCGGGGCGGACGCGCTGATCATCGAGACCTGCCAGGACCTGCTCCAGGTCAAGGCCGCCGTGGTCGGCGCGAAGCGGGCCCGCACGGAGCTCGGGCGGGACGTCCCGATCATCTGCCAGGTGGCCGTCGAGACCACCGGCACCATGCTGCTGGGCAGCGAGATCGGTGCGGCGCTGACCGCGATCGAGCCGCTCGGCGTCGACCTGATCGGCCTCAACTGCTCGACCGGCCCGGCCGAGATGGGTGAGCACCTGCGCTACCTGTCCCAGCACTCGCGTATCCCGATCTCGGTGATGCCGAACGCCGGCCTGCCTGTGCTGACCGCCGACGGCGCCTACTTCCCGCTGAGCCCGGCCGAGCTGGCCGACGCGCTGGACCAGTTCGTCACCGACTACGGCGTGGCCCTGGTCGGCGGTTGCTGCGGCACCACCCCGGAGCACATCCGGGTGCTGGTCGAGCGGCTGCGCGGCCGCCGGCCGGTGGCCCGGGAGCCGCGCCCCGAGGCGGGCGTCTCGTCGATCTACCACCACGTGCCGTTCGCGCAGGACGCCAGCATCCTCATGGTGGGGGAGCGTTCCAACGCCAACGGTTCCAAGGCGTTCCGCGAGGCGATGCTCGCCGCCGACTGGCAGGCCTGCGTCGAGATCGCCCGCGGCCAGGCCCGGGACGGTTCGCACCTGCTGGACCTCTGCGTCGACTACGTGGGCCGGGACGGCACGCAGGACATGCGCGAGCTGGCCGGCCGGTTCGCGACCGCGTCCACCCTGCCGATCATGCTGGACTCCACCGAGCCGGCGGTGGTCGAGGCGGGGCTGGAGATGCTCGGCGGCCGCTGCGTCGTCAACTCGGTCAACTTCGAGGACGGCGACGGCCCGGAGTCCCGCTACGCCCGGGTCATGCCGGTGGTCCGGGAGCACGGCGCCGCCGTGGTGGCGCTGCTCATCGACGAGGAGGGCCAGGCCCGCACGCGCGACTGGAAGGTACGCGTGGCGTGCCGGCTCATCGACGACCTGACCGGCCGCTGGGGGCTGCGCCGGGAGGACATCCTCATCGACGCGCTGACCTTCCCGATCGCCACCGGGCAGGAGGAGACCCGCCGCGACGGCATCGAGACGATCGAGGCGATCCGGGAGATCGCCGCCCGCTACCCGGGAATCAACTTCACCCTGGGCATCTCGAACGTCTCCTTCGGCCTGAACCCGGCGGCCCGGCAGGTGCTCAACTCGGTGTTCCTGCACGAGTGCGCGCAGGCGGGCCTCACCTCGGCCATCGTGCACGCCAGCAAGATCCTGCCGATGTCGAAGATCCCCGACGAGCAGCGCGAGATCGCGCTCGACCTCGTCTACGACCGGCGCCGCGAGGGCTACGACCCGGTGCAGCGGTTCATCGAGGTCTTCGAGGGCGTCGACGCCGCCTCGGCGCGGGCCACCCGGGCCGAGGAACTGGCCGCGCTGCCGCTGGACGAGCGGCTCAAGCGGCGGATCATCGACGGCGAGCGCAACGGCCTGGAGGCCGACCTGGACACGGCGATGGCCGAGGGGCGCACGCCGCTGTCCATCATCAACGACCTGCTGCTCGACGGCATGAAGGTGGTCGGTGAGCTGTTCGGCTCCGGCCAGATGCAGCTGCCGTTCGTGCTCCAGTCCGCCGAGGTGATGAAGACCGCGGTGGCCTACCTGGAGCCGCACATGGAGAAGACCGACGACGACGGCAAGGGGCGGATCGTGCTCGCCACCGTGAAGGGCGACGTGCACGACATCGGCAAGAACCTGGTCGACATCATCCTGTCCAACAACGGCTACGACGTCGTCAACATCGGCATCAAGCAGCCGATCAACGCGATCCTCGACGCCGCCGAGGAGCACCGGGCCGACGCCATCGGCATGTCCGGGCTGCTGGTCAAGAGCACGGTCATCATGAAGGAGAACCTGGCCGAGATGGCCGCGCGCGGGGTCGCCGAGCGCTGGCCGGTGCTGCTGGGTGGCGCGGCGCTCACCCGGGCGTACGTGGAGGACGACCTGCGGTCGGTGTTCCCCGGGCAGGTGCACTACGCCCGGGACGCGTTCGAGGGGCTGTCCCTCATGGACCGGGTGATGACGGCCAAGCGGGGCGGCGCGCCGGTGGTCGACCCGGAGCGGGAGGCCGCCCTGGCGGCCCGCCGGGAGCGGCGGGAGCGGCAGCGGGCCCTGGTCCGCGAGGCGCTGCCGGAGCTGGACGACGCGTCGGTCCGCTCCGACGTGGCCGCCGACGTGGAGGTGCCGACGCCGCCGTTCTTCGGCACCCGGGTGGTCAAGGGCATCCCGCTGGCCGACTACGCGGCGCTGCTCGACGAGCGGGCCACCTTCCTGGGGCAGTGGGGGCTGCGCGGCGCCCGGGGCGGCACGGGCCCGTCCTATGAGGAGCTGGTGGAGACCGAGGGCCGGCCGCGGCTGCGCTACTGGCTGGACCGGCTCATCGCCGACCAGATCCTCGAGGCCGCCGTGGTCTACGGCTACTTCCCGGCGTACTCCGAGGGCAACGACCTCGTGGTGCTGGACGAGAACGGGCACTCCGAGCGGGCCCGGTTCTCGTTCCCCCGCCAGCGGCAGGAACGCCGGCTGTGCCTGGCCGACTTCTTCCGCCCGAAGGGCGAGCAGCTGGACGTGGTGGCGTTGCAGCTGGTCACCGTCGGGCAGCCGATCAGCGAGTACACGGCGAAGATGTTCGCCGGCAACGAGTACCGCGACTACCTGGAGGTGCACGGCCTGTCGGTGCAGCTCACCGAGGCGCTGGCCGAGTACTGGCACCGGCGGATCCGCGCCGAGCTGGTCCTGCCCGGCGGGCGTACGGTCGCCGACGAGGACCCGGCGGACGTGGCCGGCCTGCTGCGCACCGACTACCGGGGCTGCCGGTACGCGTTCGGCTACCCGGCCTGCCCCGACCTGGAGGACCGGGCGAAGATCGTGGAGCTGCTCGGCGCGGAGCGGATCAACGTCCAGCTCTCCGAGGAGTTCCAGCTCGTCCCCGAGCAGGCCACCGACGCGATCGTCGTCCACCACCCCGAGGCGAACTACTTCAACGCCAAGTAA
- a CDS encoding phosphotransferase family protein codes for MYRLDTDQGSFAVKELNLSDRRWAYRAEDVFRFERAAFAAGIPMPEPISAGQHTLVHRWVEGEKMPEAPVSPAYGFEIGEILARIHALDVAWPHVSIGDPAPRDWPDLAGRATATGQPWAGELSSQVQTFLAIADFVDTCERPGPVVLTHRDIQPWNLLAREGRPVVLDWELSGLLDLSGELGSTALSLAKGPGFDDIRPAIFGSVLDGYVAGGGALPPWGPSWFVFLIGGWLGFTRWNILRCLAGVEASTGPDLALSHQSVRNGVRGLPELFGRLPELVALLR; via the coding sequence ATGTACCGGCTCGACACCGACCAGGGGTCGTTCGCGGTGAAGGAGTTGAACCTCTCCGATCGCCGTTGGGCCTACCGCGCCGAGGACGTGTTCAGGTTCGAGCGGGCGGCCTTCGCCGCCGGCATCCCGATGCCGGAGCCGATCTCGGCCGGCCAGCACACGCTCGTCCACCGGTGGGTCGAGGGCGAGAAGATGCCCGAGGCGCCCGTGTCGCCGGCGTACGGGTTCGAGATCGGTGAGATTCTCGCGCGGATCCACGCGCTCGACGTCGCGTGGCCCCACGTCTCGATCGGGGACCCGGCGCCACGGGACTGGCCCGACCTCGCCGGGCGGGCGACGGCGACCGGACAGCCGTGGGCCGGCGAACTCAGCTCTCAGGTGCAGACGTTCCTCGCGATCGCCGACTTCGTCGACACCTGTGAACGGCCAGGCCCCGTCGTGTTGACCCACCGGGACATCCAGCCGTGGAACCTGCTCGCTCGGGAGGGGCGGCCGGTGGTGCTCGACTGGGAGCTCTCGGGATTGCTCGACCTGTCCGGTGAGCTCGGCTCGACCGCGCTGAGCCTCGCGAAGGGACCGGGCTTCGACGACATTCGGCCCGCCATCTTCGGTTCGGTCCTCGACGGCTACGTTGCCGGGGGCGGAGCGCTGCCGCCGTGGGGTCCAAGTTGGTTCGTGTTCCTGATCGGCGGCTGGCTGGGGTTCACGAGGTGGAACATCCTCCGCTGCCTCGCCGGTGTCGAGGCGAGCACCGGCCCTGACCTCGCGCTGTCACACCAGTCCGTGCGCAACGGGGTGCGCGGCCTCCCCGAACTGTTCGGCCGGCTTCCCGAGCTCGTCGCGCTGCTCAGGTGA
- a CDS encoding HNH endonuclease family protein: MTRTLRATAISLAAILAATLGLTQPASAAGYSASLTTAVAGLPVATEVRTGYSRDLFPHWIDADGDGCNTRNEVLYAEATTKPTISGTCTLSGGRWYSYYDNAYWTLTGDLDIDHMVPLAEAWDSGARSWTTSRRQAYANDLGDSRALAAVTDNVNQAKGDQDPATWLPPYASARCRYVGEWVAVKVRWRLSVDSAEKSALTSWANNCPAATISVTYAY; the protein is encoded by the coding sequence ATGACCCGCACCCTGCGCGCCACGGCCATCAGCCTCGCCGCGATCCTGGCCGCCACCCTCGGCCTCACCCAGCCCGCCTCGGCCGCCGGCTACTCCGCATCCCTCACCACCGCCGTCGCCGGCCTGCCCGTCGCCACCGAGGTGCGCACCGGCTACAGCCGCGACCTCTTCCCACACTGGATCGACGCCGACGGCGACGGCTGCAACACCCGCAACGAGGTCCTCTACGCCGAGGCCACCACCAAGCCCACGATCAGCGGCACGTGCACCCTGTCCGGCGGCCGCTGGTACTCCTACTACGACAACGCCTACTGGACGCTCACCGGCGACCTCGACATCGACCACATGGTCCCGCTCGCCGAAGCGTGGGACTCCGGCGCCCGCTCGTGGACCACCAGCCGCCGCCAGGCGTACGCCAACGACCTCGGTGACTCCCGTGCGCTGGCCGCGGTCACCGACAACGTCAACCAGGCCAAGGGCGACCAGGACCCCGCCACCTGGCTGCCGCCGTACGCCTCCGCCCGCTGCCGCTACGTCGGCGAGTGGGTCGCCGTGAAGGTGCGGTGGCGGCTCAGCGTGGACAGCGCGGAGAAGAGCGCCCTGACCAGCTGGGCGAACAACTGCCCCGCCGCCACCATCTCCGTCACGTACGCGTACTGA